The DNA window ACATAATGTCCCCACTTCCTACACAGAGCCCTTGGGGCTAGAACTTAGGTCCTCAGCCCACAGTCCACAGTGAAGGAGGCACACTGACAAGGTCAACAGAAGGATGACCATTCCTCATTCATTAGTTCCCAGCAAGGCCACAAAGACACAGGGACGGTTGTGATTTTGCGGATGAGGAAACGGAGCCCAGGGGTGCTGCTGGCTAGCCCCCGGGGTCACACAGCCAGGACACTTGGGACTGGGTTTGGAACCTAGGGAACCAGCCTTGAATGGGTGCTTTGAGCACTGTGTGTGGCCCCTTGCGGCAGAGGGGACCCTGGAGGGAGGGCTGACCTCATCCTCTGCCCCCAGGCCCTGAGGATCGTCCTGCACAGCCTGGATCTCCGCGCCAACTGCTACCAGCGCTTTGTGGTGCCGCTGCTCAGCATCAGTGCAGACTTCTACATTCGTGTGTTTGTGCGCGTCTTCACGGGCCAGGCCAAGGTCAAGGCCTCAGCCAGGTCAGCGGAGGGCAGGGGAGGCATGGTGGATTCAGGGGGAGATCAGGTCTTGTCCTGGAGACTTGGGGGTCCTAAAAGGGACGGAGCCAGTCTGAAGGAGGAGTTGGCGTGGCGACCACACTGGGAGCTCATCGCCATGCCCTGGACCCCACAGCAAGCAGGCGCTGGTCTTCCAGTGCGTGGGCTGTGGAGCCTTGCACCTTCAGCGCCTCGGCAAAGCAGCAGGAGCCTCTGGTGGCCGGTGAGCAGGGGTCCTTGGGCAGGAGGGTGAAGGTGTCCCAGGGTCATCACCTGCCTAACTGCCTTGCCCCTTGCAGGGTCAAGTTCTCTGCAGCCTGTGGTCCCCCTGTGAGCCCCGAGTGTGAGCACTGTGGGCAGCGACACCAGGTAGGACTGAGCCAACGGAGGGAGGGGGTGCAGCAATCCCAGCGACCACTTGCCGCCCCTGCTCACAGCTCCCTGTGTGTCCGCAGCTTGGTGGTCCCCTGTGGGCAGAGCCCATCCACAACCTGGATTTTGTGGGCCGCGTCCTGGAGGCTGTGAGCACCAACCCTGGGCGCTTCCACACCTCAGAGCGGATTCGGGGCGTCCTGAGTGTCATCACTGAGGTAGGGATGGGCCGTTCCAGGTGGGGGGTCCCCACCTGTGCCCATGTCCTCTTGAGCCTGTCCTTTCCACCAGCTGCACAGCCCCTCCTGTGCCCCCTCAGGAGCTCCCGGATGTGCCCCTGTACTACACGTTGGACCAGCTGAGCAGCACCATCCACTGCAACACGCCCAGCCTCCTCCAGCTGCGgtgagggtggggtgggggtggccaGGGTTCTCCAGCACACTGGCCCGCCAGgctgctcatgcgtggccttacTGCTGTGGTCGCTGGTGTGCCACTCCTGTGCGAGGAGTCAAGTCTCCCATCACAGTCCCTGCTGTCCCCAGGTCGGCCCTCCTCCATGCTGGCTTCCGGGTCTCACTCTCCCATGCCTGTAAGAGTGCAGTGAAGACGGACGCCCCCTCCACAGCTCTCTGGGACATAATGCGCTGCTGGGTGGGTGAGGGCAGGCTGACCACGTGGGGATGGGCGGGTGCCGGTCCCCTGAAGGCCCCTTGGGCCCAACATCCACTGACCTCTGCCCTCAGGAGAAAACGTGTCCTGTGAAACGGGAGCGACTGTCCGAGACCAGCCCAGCATTCCGCATCCTCAGTGTGGAGCCCAGGTACAGATGGGTAACTGCAGGAGGGAACAGGGTGGCCCACCGTACGGTATGGGGACCCCTGTATGCAGAGGACAGACCCTCCCTGCACAGACTTTTTCAACGAAATCCAAAGCCTGCTGGCTCCTCCCTCAGTTTCTGCCCTCCAGACCCACCCGTATCCTGGCTATCACCATCTGCTgaggggggcgggggcgggggccggGGCAGGGGCAGGGCTGTGCATGTCTGAAGCAGTAGAGCACCCTTCCTCTGCCCAGAGGCCTCCATGGCTCCCACTTCACTCGAGAGAAACCAGAGTCCTATCTGTGGCCCCCCAGACCTTGAAGAGCCCCCCACCATCATCTTCTCTGTGCTCTCTGCTCCTTGTTGACTCCTAGTCTCGCTGGGCGGTCACCTCCAGCTTCTGCCTGTGCTCGCTCTCCGCACAGCTTGCCTCTTACCTCCTGCCTCCCCAGGGAAGCCTGCCTTGACCCAACCACCTGGGCTGGCATCGCACCCCTCCTGGCTCCCCGTGCCTTTTACCAGAACACTCACCACATGTCCTGACACAACGTTGTTTACCTATTTCTGATCTGACCCGTTGCTTGCTCATCCGTCTCCTGTGCTAGACAGTCATACCCGCTGCGCGCAGGCCTATTCCCAGCAGAGAGAACCATGCAGActtgatagtaaaagcaaaatgtttattaaatgaaTGACAAACCCGGGCAGGGGCAGCCACGGCAAGCTGCACCAAGCTGGACAGGCTCCACAGTGGTCCCTGGACACCCATGCAGTGGCTGCCCCAGTCCTTATCCCCATTGCCCAGGCTGCAGGCCAACTTCACCATTCGGGAGGATGCTAACCCCAGCTCGCGCCAGCGGGGACTCAAGCGCTTTCAGGCCAACCCGGAGGCCAACTGGGGTCCCCGGCCCCGAGCTCGGCCAGGGtgagtggggttgtggctctgccaGGGCCAGGCGGAGGCAGCCACCAGCTGGGGTCCCAGCACTCTTGTCTACCTGCAGGGCCAAGGCAGCCAGTGAAGTACTGGAGAGACGCAGGCTCCTCCAGAATAAGCGGAAGGACCCCCCTGAGGATCGGGCCCAGCGCGCTGCTCGCCTAAAGACATTTCCTTGCAAAAGGTTCAAGGAGGTGAGGTACCTCCTCTCTCCCCAAAACTTCGGGGCATATGGATATCCCTCTTGGCCTGAAACAACTGGGGCCAGCCACGTGCTTGCAGAGGGCTTCACATCACCCTCTTTCCACCAGGGCACCTGTCAACGAGGAGACCAGTGCTGCTACTCACACAGTCCTCTGCCCGGAGCCTCAGCTGATGCCACTCCCACAGACTGCTCAGAGACCCCCCCAACCAGAACCCCCCTAGACCCGGGGCCTGCTGCTGGGCCAGGTGTAGACTGAGCCAATAAAGACATGTCATTTTCTGCTGATTGTCATTCTGAGTGGGGAGGCTGGCTGTGGGCTGTGAGGGCCTCCTTCCCATCCATCCAGCAGCGTGACTGGGTCCTAGTCCTCTGTCTCCTTTTTCCTTACCTGAGGTGGCTATGCATCTGCCTGACTGGGGGATGTCTGTCCCTGCCTGACTGGGAATAGGAGCTGACCATGTGTGGTATGTCCCTCTGCGGCAAGGGTTGCTTAGACACCATCCCCCCAGCTGCCACTTGCGATTCCCAAGGTGACCACAGGGTGGCAGCCTTGCGCTCGCACCCGTGggacttctgctcctcccccctcCCTTGGAGGAGCTCCTGGGCCCAGTGCAACCAGCGAGCCCCAGTGTGTCCTCCCATTGCCGCCGCCTCCCCGCTGCCTGGTTTCTTTTGGCCCAGCTCTCCCGGGGCTGTGGCAGCGGAAGCTGGACCGGAACCAGGCACTCTGTATATCCGCTCCAGACCAGGTGCTTCCTGCCCTGTGGCCCAAGTGGGGGTGCTTGAAGagaggggccaagcaggctgctGCCCAGACACCCAATGAAGGGAAGCTGCATCCCCCTCCCCCGAGGGCAGGGGCTCAGTAACCTTAGGGGGAATCCTGGGGCAAAATTTCTGTCCACCACGTGCACCCTTCATCCCCAGCTGAAAAGGAAGACCAATTCTAGAACTTCCTTGTAGGGGCATCAATTAATTCACGGGCTTAAAACTTGAGTTTCCCCTAGGTGGGGTGGGGGACAGGAGGGCGGTTGGTTCTGGACTCCAGGGAGGATGGTGGCTGTGGTGGTAGGTGGCAGTGGAGGGTCTGCCTGGGGAATGCCTGCCGTTAACCAGATACAGGGTGAAGGAGAACAGATCCTTATGCAGGATAGGGGATAAGGAGAGGTCTGTGCTGCTACTTAGCTGTGACCAGAGCCCCTCCCTTTGTGAGCTTTCAGCCTGGTCCTGAACAGAACCATCATTCCAGGATGCTGCCAGCCAGGAGGTGGCTCCACCCTTCGGGGTGACTAAGTAGTCCAGACATCCAGGTTGTGGGAACTGATTGGGGCAGCCACTGAAGTCCTCTCCAGTCCCATCACCTAAGAACTGGACCTAGAAATGGGTGGAGTGTGCCCCAGAGCCCAGAACACTGCTCAACCCAGCCGCTCAAAGCCAGACCACCAGAACTGTATATCCTGGGGTGCCCCACCCCGTCATGGGGGTGGAGAAGTTGGGAGTGGatctgttgaaaaaaaaaaaaaaaagaggaaccaACCAGGCGGGTTAGGAGGGGAGAAGGGGGCCCCGGGTCACGAGGCCCCAGTGGGCCGGAAAGGGCCCTCCTCCACCCCATCAGCAGAGACACTCCATTAGGGCAGGGGGTATTCAAAGCCAAAGGACAGATCCAGACAACACCAAAGGCTGAAGTTTCCATGCCTCGGTTTCCCCTCGGTATGCATCCGGGCCCTTCCCCCGGGCTG is part of the Callospermophilus lateralis isolate mCalLat2 chromosome 1, mCalLat2.hap1, whole genome shotgun sequence genome and encodes:
- the Trmt1 gene encoding tRNA (guanine(26)-N(2))-dimethyltransferase isoform X2 translates to MTHARIVLWLSITLRSTRSLCRAHFVAWKPPKPPNPGAMENGTGPCREERPPTAQETAVTEGAAKIVFPSSNEVFYNPVQEFNRDLTCAVITEFARIQLGTKGIQIKVPGEKDLQKVVVDLSEQEEEKVDSKDGENLAPGDQPQIAVVREICEEGLRVLEGLAASGLRSIRFALEVPGLRSVVANDASARAVDLIRHNVQLNGVAHLVQPNQADARMLMYQHQKVSERFDVIDLDPYGSPAPFLDAAVQAVSEGGLLCVTCTDMAVLAGNSGETCYSKYGAMALKSRACHEMALRIVLHSLDLRANCYQRFVVPLLSISADFYIRVFVRVFTGQAKVKASASKQALVFQCVGCGALHLQRLGKAAGASGGRVKFSAACGPPVSPECEHCGQRHQLGGPLWAEPIHNLDFVGRVLEAVSTNPGRFHTSERIRGVLSVITEELPDVPLYYTLDQLSSTIHCNTPSLLQLRSALLHAGFRVSLSHACKSAVKTDAPSTALWDIMRCWVGENVSCETGATVRDQPSIPHPQCGAQGQPRQAAPSWTGSTVVPGHPCSGCPSPYPHCPGCRPTSPFGRMLTPARASGDSSAFRPTRRPTGVPGPELGQGPRQPVKYWRDAGSSRISGRTPLRIGPSALLA
- the Trmt1 gene encoding tRNA (guanine(26)-N(2))-dimethyltransferase isoform X3 produces the protein MENGTGPCREERPPTAQETAVTEGAAKIVFPSSNEVFYNPVQEFNRDLTCAVITEFARIQLGTKGIQIKVPGEKDLQKVVVDLSEQEEEKVDSKDGENLAPGDQPQIAVVREICEEGLRVLEGLAASGLRSIRFALEVPGLRSVVANDASARAVDLIRHNVQLNGVAHLVQPNQADARMLMYQHQKVSERFDVIDLDPYGSPAPFLDAAVQAVSEGGLLCVTCTDMAVLAGNSGETCYSKYGAMALKSRACHEMALRIVLHSLDLRANCYQRFVVPLLSISADFYIRVFVRVFTGQAKVKASASKQALVFQCVGCGALHLQRLGKAAGASGGRVKFSAACGPPVSPECEHCGQRHQLGGPLWAEPIHNLDFVGRVLEAVSTNPGRFHTSERIRGVLSVITEELPDVPLYYTLDQLSSTIHCNTPSLLQLRSALLHAGFRVSLSHACKSAVKTDAPSTALWDIMRCWEKTCPVKRERLSETSPAFRILSVEPRLQANFTIREDANPSSRQRGLKRFQANPEANWGPRPRARPGAKAASEVLERRRLLQNKRKDPPEDRAQRAARLKTFPCKRFKEGTCQRGDQCCYSHSPLPGASADATPTDCSETPPTRTPLDPGPAAGPGVD
- the Trmt1 gene encoding tRNA (guanine(26)-N(2))-dimethyltransferase isoform X1, with the translated sequence MTHARIVLWLSITLRSTRSLCRAHFVAWKPPKPPNPGAMENGTGPCREERPPTAQETAVTEGAAKIVFPSSNEVFYNPVQEFNRDLTCAVITEFARIQLGTKGIQIKVPGEKDLQKVVVDLSEQEEEKVDSKDGENLAPGDQPQIAVVREICEEGLRVLEGLAASGLRSIRFALEVPGLRSVVANDASARAVDLIRHNVQLNGVAHLVQPNQADARMLMYQHQKVSERFDVIDLDPYGSPAPFLDAAVQAVSEGGLLCVTCTDMAVLAGNSGETCYSKYGAMALKSRACHEMALRIVLHSLDLRANCYQRFVVPLLSISADFYIRVFVRVFTGQAKVKASASKQALVFQCVGCGALHLQRLGKAAGASGGRVKFSAACGPPVSPECEHCGQRHQLGGPLWAEPIHNLDFVGRVLEAVSTNPGRFHTSERIRGVLSVITEELPDVPLYYTLDQLSSTIHCNTPSLLQLRSALLHAGFRVSLSHACKSAVKTDAPSTALWDIMRCWEKTCPVKRERLSETSPAFRILSVEPRLQANFTIREDANPSSRQRGLKRFQANPEANWGPRPRARPGAKAASEVLERRRLLQNKRKDPPEDRAQRAARLKTFPCKRFKEGTCQRGDQCCYSHSPLPGASADATPTDCSETPPTRTPLDPGPAAGPGVD